DNA sequence from the Pseudomonadales bacterium genome:
ATCAATCGCTTTTAATTGCTGCAGCTGCTCACGGGCCTTGCTTAGCAAGTCATCCAGCTGTGGGTTAATGGCGTCAATCGCGATATGGCTAAATTGCGGCAAATTGAGTTGAGTATTTGGCATAGTTTTTCAGTACAATAAACAGATTAAACCCACAGTATATCAAGCTTCAGAGCGATTCGCTGCCATGAGCAACCAATCTACCCCAAATAAGCCCCATACCGACCCTGAGCACTCTATACGTAGCTTACACGGCATAAGCCCACGACTCGGCAGTGCTGTATTTATTGACCGCAGCGCGGTGGTGATTGGCGACGTCAGCCTCGGCGACGATGCCTCGGTGTGGCCGCTAACGGTGATTCGCGGCGATATGCATCAAATTAGCATCGGCGCGCGCACCAGCGTGCAGGATGGCTCGGTATTACATATTACTCACGCCGGCCCTTTTAACCCCGACGGTTGGCCACTAACCATTGGCGATGACTGCACCATTGCACACAGCGTTACCCTGCATGGCTGTAGCATTGGTCACCGGGTGCTGGTCGGTATGGGCTCAATTGTGATGGATGGTGCGGTGGTCGAAGACGAGGTGATTATCGGCGCCAACAGCTTGGTGCCGCCGGGTAAGGTATTGGCCAGCGGCTATTTATACACCGGCTCACCCGCTAAAGCGGTGCGACCCATCAGCGCCAAAGAACGCGAGTTTTTTCGCTATTCGGCAGCAAACTACGTGCAGCTGAAAAACCAATATCTGAGCGACATTACACCGTCGTAACCCCTTTTTGTAACAAAGCTGGTAAGCTGCGCGGCTGATTCATATTTCACCACTATTATCTGTTGTAAGCCGCATGAGCACTGAGATTCACCACAGTTCTAATTTTTTAAGCCGCGCGTTTAAGCGCTGGGCCGAACTCACCTTCGACCATCCCTTAATCGCCATCGTCAGCTGTTGCATTGTGCTGATCGTCGCTGCGCTGCAGGCGCAACATATTGGCGTCGATATGTCGACCGAGGCAATGCTGCGTAAAAACGACCCCGCGCGCGTTGCCTATTCTGAATTTCGCCAGCAGTTTGGCCGCGAAGACGCGATTATTATTGCGATTGCCAGCCCTGACGGGCTCAATCAAACGCTGCTGCAGCAAATCGATACGCTGCAGCAAACGCTGGCCAACGAGGTTGCCTATGTCGATAAAATTACCAGCCTGATCAATGCGCGCTATACCTACGGCGATGACGATGAGCTGGTGGTGGAAGACCTGCTGGAGAATTTCCCCGACTACCGCTGGACGAACGCCGCGCTGAATGACTACGTACTCTCGCAGCCAAACTATATTGGCCGCCTAATCAGTCGTGATGGACAATACACCGCGGTGGTGATCGAGCTGCAAACCTATCTGCAAGCAAGCGACGGTAGGCGTTTATTAAGCGAGCAAGAAACCCAACAGGCGGTAAATGATATTCGCCGCGTATTGGCCAATACCCCGGCGCTTCAGTGGCAGCTTAGCGGCCAGCCGGTATTAGAAGTTACCCTGAATGACCTTACCGCCAAAGAAACCCAGTTTACCTCTGCGGCCGGCGCGCTATTAGTGTTTGGTTTAACGCTGCTGTTTTTTCGCCGCGCCTCCGGGGTGTTTTTCCCGCAACTGATCATCGTCACCTCGATTCTCAGCACCATTGCGGTGATGGCCTATTTTGGCTCGCCGTTCACCCTCACCACCAATGCGGTACTGGCGCTGATGCTGGGTATTGCGGTGGCCGATGCGGTGCATATCCTCACCCTGTTTTACCGCTTCTACGGCGAGCTGCAGGACAAACGCGCCGCGATTGTCAGCGCCATGAGCTATACCGCGCCGGCGGTGTTGCTTACCTCGATCACCACGGCGATTGGGTTTTTATCGTTTATCAGTGGCGACCTCGCCTCGACCGCCGAGCTTGGCATTTACGCCGCGATTGCGGTGACATTTGCGCTACTCTTTACCATCACCTTAATTCCCAGCTGCATCGCACTGTTTAAAATGCGCCAGAGCCATCAAGCGCGGCAGGAAAATCCATTGCTCAGCGCGATTCTGCGCCACTGTGCCTTTTTGGCCACGCACTACCCCAAAACCATTGGCTACAGCACCATCGTGGTATTGCTGCTGTGCCTGTGGGGGCTGAGTCTGCAGTGGTTCTCCTACGACCCGCTGAAATTTTTTCCGGCCGCTACGCAAGAGCGGCAAGACTACTTCGCCATGGACCAAAGCCTTGACGGCATGACCAATCTGGAAATTCTGATCGACAGCGGCAGCGCAGGCGGCATATTTGAGCCCGCATTTGTGCAGCAATTTGAAGACACCGCTAACTGGCTCAGCGATACCGAGCTGGCCGGCATCAAACTCAGCAGCACCTACTCGTTGTTAGATATCTGGCGCGAAACCCATCAAGCGCTTAACGGCAACC
Encoded proteins:
- a CDS encoding MMPL family transporter produces the protein MSTEIHHSSNFLSRAFKRWAELTFDHPLIAIVSCCIVLIVAALQAQHIGVDMSTEAMLRKNDPARVAYSEFRQQFGREDAIIIAIASPDGLNQTLLQQIDTLQQTLANEVAYVDKITSLINARYTYGDDDELVVEDLLENFPDYRWTNAALNDYVLSQPNYIGRLISRDGQYTAVVIELQTYLQASDGRRLLSEQETQQAVNDIRRVLANTPALQWQLSGQPVLEVTLNDLTAKETQFTSAAGALLVFGLTLLFFRRASGVFFPQLIIVTSILSTIAVMAYFGSPFTLTTNAVLALMLGIAVADAVHILTLFYRFYGELQDKRAAIVSAMSYTAPAVLLTSITTAIGFLSFISGDLASTAELGIYAAIAVTFALLFTITLIPSCIALFKMRQSHQARQENPLLSAILRHCAFLATHYPKTIGYSTIVVLLLCLWGLSLQWFSYDPLKFFPAATQERQDYFAMDQSLDGMTNLEILIDSGSAGGIFEPAFVQQFEDTANWLSDTELAGIKLSSTYSLLDIWRETHQALNGNQAAFYRVAPERELLAQETLMFEMSEADDLFNVTDADKQILRLSVKAFHADGVELEVLLRELETRLAQRFDDTVNITITGASALVAESVPKAIQTMAKSYVVAAFSIIFVMMLLVKSLRMGLVSIVPNILPILLGLNFMVIMDWPLSMSTIMVGAIAMGIVVDDTLHLLYHFKQHFSQSGDARDAVNKTLSSVGPALFITTVVFAACCGTNLLSAVNSVFMFGATMGVVIFSALLADILIAPAMLVWAYDKPSKRKR
- a CDS encoding gamma carbonic anhydrase family protein produces the protein MSNQSTPNKPHTDPEHSIRSLHGISPRLGSAVFIDRSAVVIGDVSLGDDASVWPLTVIRGDMHQISIGARTSVQDGSVLHITHAGPFNPDGWPLTIGDDCTIAHSVTLHGCSIGHRVLVGMGSIVMDGAVVEDEVIIGANSLVPPGKVLASGYLYTGSPAKAVRPISAKEREFFRYSAANYVQLKNQYLSDITPS